TACCTTCTGGTTCAAGACTAAGGTTGCAATCTGGGAAGCCCTGCTTGATGGGATGCGATGCTGCAGAACAGATGACTGTAATGCAAAGCTCCTACTTTTGTTAGAACCTGGTGAAGTTTCATCATTTCGACGACTTGAAACCCTTTTCTCACAGATGATTTCATCAACATCAACCTGGTCTTCTCTTTTTTGTACTTGAGATTGTTTCAGCCTGAGTTTGTGTCTTGGAGAAACTGATTCGACTGGTTTCCTATTGTTATGCTCACTTTGAGCCTTGTTCATGTTGGGGGTAAGTGGACATGGCTGCTTCTCTGCTTCTGTTTTTCTCTGCTGCAGTCTTGGGCTCAGAATGCTTGAAGTTTTTGCTGAGACTCCACTGTTCTCTTCCAGATACTGCATCAAGTTTGAATGAAATTTCGGAGAATTATTATTTCCCATGGACCTTCTGATGATTTGCCTATCTGTTGTTGAGAGAAGTGCCTGAATGTTTGATTCACCAAGTCTGACTCTAGGACTGTGGTCTCTCTCAGCTGTGATGTTTGCTGAGCTTTTCTTTCTATTACCAGCACTACTTGTAAGCAGCTTTGGAAGATTTGATAGACCTTCCAGAAGAACTACTGTGTGACCTGAAGCATCTGAAATTCTGACATTCTTTGCAGGCTTCATGACTACAATTGGAGGATCAAAAGCTTTTGGAGAACCACCTTCTTGTGCTGGTTGTTTCCAGACCTTTGGTGACCTTGAGTTCTGAGTGCTTCCCCTTGGAGTTCGGTCTGCGTAATCTTCCAGCACAGATATCTTGTAGGGATGATCATTATCCTTTGTGGTCTGCGCCAGCCTCTTCGCGTGCATAGCAGCTACTATTTGTTTGAGAGCCCTGAGGTCCTTCTTTTGCTGCTGGAACTTAGGCCCTTTGAGTCTCTCCTCTATCTCTTGGTAGATGAACTGAGCTTCTTGGTACCCAGTTCTTGCTTTCTGTGGAGTCTGCTGTGTCCAAGGTGCGGTCTCAGTCATGATCTTTGATTTGTGTTTCAGAAGCGAACGATGATCTTTTGGCTTTGCTATTGTTGAATCTCTGCTTTGAACAGCATGAGGGAGCTGATCACCTTTTGCTTCCCGAGTTCCTCTTGGTCTGGTTGCTGAGGTACAGTCTCTCGGTTCATGGGAAGGAGCACAGCTTTTTCTGGCAACTGCTGCTTGAGCTGCTGAGTTCGAGCCGAGCATTTCATCCAAGCCCATGAGCTTTGCGACGATGCTGGGTTGTCGCTTTTGACTAAGATCCTGAAGCAGATTGGAAGCTCTATTGACACTGGGACTGGTAGTAGTTTTGTCGAAGTCCTCCAAAGTTGAACTTGTTCTTGAAGCAAAGTTAGAACTCCTTTGAGCTCCTCGCCTGCTGTCCAGTGAGAGCCTTGGAAGCTCTCTAAGTTTGTTAGCGGGCTTACTGTTATCTTGGGAATCCATCGACAGCCGCGAGAGTTCTCTTCCATCATAAGAGAAACGAGGTGATCTCCGTGATTCTTGGTAGAACGAGGTATCATTTGCTTCATGATCACGAAAACTCCAGGGTGCTTCCTTGAGTTCTACCAGGAGTCTGATTGCTTCATTGAGATCAGCTGGCATTCTCGTTTTGGCGAGCAGCACAGGCCTGGGCGAGTCCTTGTGCTTCACTTCATGGTTGTTCACCTTCTCAGTTGATGCAGTTCTGGTAGGAAAGCCCTGAGCGCCTTTCTTTATGGGATCTCTCACAGCATTGTGGAAATCAAGGGTTTGCAGAATAGCCTTCGGGGTACTACTGCAGGAGTCAAAGCTTATAGATTTGGCATCATCTTCTGGTTTCTTGACCTTGGGTGAATTCGCTAGTAGCGACTTCTCTTGAAAGAATGCTCTGTCAAAGGAGCAGGCCTCCTGTCGAGATGCTTTGACAGATTCGAGAGAAGAATATGACGAGCTGGATGAGGAACAAGAAGCTCTCGACGATTCCATGGAAGCTGTCTGGGTTTCGTTCAAGCTCTTGCTCAGATTCTTCTCCTGCATGTTAAATTGATATCTGTCAATCTTCTATCGATAGAGAATAAAACAATAGTAAGTATGCTGAGGCTGATACTTTACCTGAAGAATCTGTGAAAAGCGTGGTTTTTGCTCTGACTCTTGTCTTCCATTCTTTGGAAGAACATGTCCTACCCAAGAACAAGATCAATATTTCGTTAGGATCTAACTCCAAAACTACAGTCTGCAGCATAGACACATATCAGGGTATCCATTTTAATTTGGTGGTAACAATTTGGTGATTCAATTTGACAATTGTCAAAAGATGAGCACTTAGATGGTCATCATTGATGCTCAATCGACACTTTTTCAGAACAAGAATTTCTCCATGATATTAGTTATTTGTAATACAGGATCGAGGCAGTATTATTGTATTAGTGGCTCAAGGCTTTACAATCATCAAATTCTCCATGTATGTTCCTCAGGTTAGAAATATCTTTATTAATAGATCGATCAATGAAAACCTATCGACTTATTTATTTGCAGCAGTATTATTTCTGTTTATCCTTTCACATATCGCCTATTTTAATGCCAGGGGATCCAACAGAATCACAGAAGGGTCAGAATCTTCAAAATTAAATTTGAGTTTGCTGATGATACAAATGCCTCGACAAGGAGTCTCATAATTGATTCAGCAAGAACCAGTTGGTACCTGATGGAAGCTTCCTATGGTTGTGATCATTGAGGCGCTTCCCAATGAGGAGATGGTGGCGGTCAAACATCTGAAAGATTCCGGCGATGCACCCAATTTGCTTCTGCAGATCCATATTCTCATCCGTGAACGCATCGAGCAACTTGGCACGCATTCTGAGCCGCTTTGATTCCACGACTTCAATATAAGGCTCACAAAAAGGGATCTGTTTTCTCGCTCTAGTGTTGGTCGAGTTCTGCAAGGGAAGGCATGAGCAAACTGTGGGTTTAAGAAACCGATTGTTGGGGAGGGTTCTGAGTATATGGTGATAGATTTGAGCTGGAATCGAAGAGGCTATGTTGAAGATGGCTGTGAGGGGCCTTCCTCACACCTCGCGGGTCTTTAAGCAGCTTGCATGGGCATGTGATGGCGGTCAGGAAGTACAGAGCATGGTCGACTGCAAATTGTTACCAGTATCGTTCTCAGACTCTCCCTTCTTCTTTACCTGCTGTCATTTTTATGCACCATGATACGTGTCCATACTCGAACACAATCAATTGGTTCATTTAACTGTGACTCCAACAAGGTGGTCCTACGAACAGTTAGTGAAGGCAGCCATCTGGATTGTCTGCCATTGCAGAAACTGTCGAATCTAAACCAGTAGAATGAATGTTTCTTTGTACAGTAAAGAAGCTATGACACACTACTTATCCATCATGTTAGCCATTTACAATCTTGTTCTGGTTTTGTTATGGATATGAGACTCCTGAGCTCATCCTCCAAGTACAAGGACACATGCTCCTAGTAGGATATAGGTCACTGTGGCCTTTTAGTTAAGCACAGTGATACATTTATCTTGGTGGTGATCTTTAAAACTGTTTACATCTACATGTCAGCCTATGGATGTTAAGAATGGGTTACTCATAATTCTCTTCCCTTGTATGCATTTATATACTTTGGTAGTAAGGGTGTGTGTGATGAATGGCATGTCGGATAAGATATagggaaagcaagggcacatgggGCTAGCTACGGCTGCTCTTGAATCATTAGGCAGCACCAACTAACTGAGTGCAATAATCCATGGCATGTTCCAATCCATTAACTCTGGCATTTGTACCACAAGGTTGGCACAACTTATCAAAGAATGTCTTGGGGGGAAACAGAGTTATGGCCATGCCCCATATGCAGCATGGGGTTGAAGCAGGATGAAGTGATCCACACATGGCATGTTTTTTCCACTCGTACATCTCAGTTTGCAAATTCATATCAAGGTTTACGCTAACCGTGGAAGAACCACACACTTGAAGGGTAGTTTTGGCGATCACAAATCAGCATATCAAAAAGGATGCAAGTCTCTCGGATGGTTAGGGTTAacaagtatttttattttttttaattaaaattaaattagaaattttgatTGTGATATGAAAATAATGACACATGGATATTTAGATTTTTAATTACGATTAGTCTGACAGTATATTAGACTTCCTACCAATCTCGCATGTCAATATTAAAATGTCTTGTCAATCCATATCATCATCATGTCAATAATAGAATGTCTTGTCAGTTCGGATCATCATTTTCGAATGACTCTTTTTTAAGTCTATGTAACACTTAATAATTCTATAATCTTATTTTCTGTGAAATACTTATCGATTAAAGCTTAATACGAATAGTTactcaaataatttataaaatactcaagtatgaaataattttttttaatatagtatctt
The DNA window shown above is from Musa acuminata AAA Group cultivar baxijiao chromosome BXJ2-4, Cavendish_Baxijiao_AAA, whole genome shotgun sequence and carries:
- the LOC135609654 gene encoding protein LONGIFOLIA 1-like, which gives rise to MRAKLLDAFTDENMDLQKQIGCIAGIFQMFDRHHLLIGKRLNDHNHRKLPSGHVLPKNGRQESEQKPRFSQILQEKNLSKSLNETQTASMESSRASCSSSSSSYSSLESVKASRQEACSFDRAFFQEKSLLANSPKVKKPEDDAKSISFDSCSSTPKAILQTLDFHNAVRDPIKKGAQGFPTRTASTEKVNNHEVKHKDSPRPVLLAKTRMPADLNEAIRLLVELKEAPWSFRDHEANDTSFYQESRRSPRFSYDGRELSRLSMDSQDNSKPANKLRELPRLSLDSRRGAQRSSNFASRTSSTLEDFDKTTTSPSVNRASNLLQDLSQKRQPSIVAKLMGLDEMLGSNSAAQAAVARKSCAPSHEPRDCTSATRPRGTREAKGDQLPHAVQSRDSTIAKPKDHRSLLKHKSKIMTETAPWTQQTPQKARTGYQEAQFIYQEIEERLKGPKFQQQKKDLRALKQIVAAMHAKRLAQTTKDNDHPYKISVLEDYADRTPRGSTQNSRSPKVWKQPAQEGGSPKAFDPPIVVMKPAKNVRISDASGHTVVLLEGLSNLPKLLTSSAGNRKKSSANITAERDHSPRVRLGESNIQALLSTTDRQIIRRSMGNNNSPKFHSNLMQYLEENSGVSAKTSSILSPRLQQRKTEAEKQPCPLTPNMNKAQSEHNNRKPVESVSPRHKLRLKQSQVQKREDQVDVDEIICEKRVSSRRNDETSPGSNKSRSFALQSSVLQHRIPSSRASQIATLVLNQKNSAANTSQHISDKEVTSITFEYPSPVSVLDSSCYEDQFSPSPVKRTPDAVKDTEPCTLDLYCHPKNSSKMNDETSLKKLQNFENLVQIKMLKSADAELPTTDFITSKCNMDNPDHNYVSEILLATGILNKDCRVPLQLYTSGHAINPELFGVLEQPKHGWFSKFELDKEETQHQKTNTEKNHRKLVFDVVNEIISHKMESTAYGNGLDLLCQFRRKLSGQQLVLEEVCSQIRRLRTEKTRSTSLEDDVEFIAGEDILHRSEGWVDFSAEQSRVALQIERLIFKDLIDEVLSGVTEAGLQIKPRMALLCPRRFFFLGPNIPQKNIEHFSNPINAGTPH